The genomic stretch tttgaaacaaaCTCCCCGGACTTGGTTTGATAAGTTCCGGGCTACCTTACTTCGATTTTCTTTCATCTAAAGCCAGTATGATTCTTCGTTGTTTCTTCATACGACTTCTGTTGGTAtcgatcttcttctagtttatgtcGACGATATTGTCATCATTGAGACTGATTCTACCCTCATTGATCAACTCAAGCaacatcttcatgattcattccatatgaaggatcttggtcctctccgATATTTTCTCGGTTTGGAGGTTCAGTCTGATTCCTCTGGGGTTTTCCTGCATCAGCATAAATACACGGAAGACTTGATTTCCTTGTCTGGTTGGCGGGACTCCTCTTCAGTGGATACCCCTTTGGAAATGAATGTCAAGTATCGATGTGAGAAGGGGGATCTCCTTCCTGATCCCATTGTGTTTCGACAATTAGTTGGTAGTCTCAATTATCTCACTATTACACGGCCTGACATCTCCTTTGCTGTCCAGGAAGTCAGTCAATTTCTGCAGTCTCCTCGCCACCTTCATCTTGCCGCAGTCCGCCGAATTATTTGATATTTTCGGGGTTCCTCTCACCGTGGCTTGTTCTTCTCTACTGGTACTCCTCTTCGCCTTGTGGCTTTTAGTGATGTTGATTGGGCAGGATATCTTGATACTCGCCGGTCTGTCGCCGGGTAgtgtatgtttcttggtgattcacttatctcttagaagagtAAGAAACATGATCGTGTTTCTAAATCTTCGACCGAGTCCGAGTACCGTGCCATATTGGCAGCCTGCTCGGAGACTATGTGACTCTGTGGCTTATTTgctgaaataggttttcctcAGTTTACTTCCACTCCTCTTCATGCTGATAATACGAGTGCTATTCAGATCACTACCAATCCCGTCTATCACGAGTGGACTGTCATTCTATTCGGGAAGCTATTGATACTCGGGTTATCTCTCTTCCACATATCTCAAGCGACCTTCGGATAGCGGACGTCTTCACCAAAGCTATGACACGAGTACGTCATCAAtttcttgttggcaaattgatgcttcttgatcgaccaacatcaatttgaggggggatgttagtaggatagacaacaaaccTACCATATATTGCTGTAATTAAGAGCTGTAATTAGGGAATATAGATGCTgctattatgctgtaattaggggatataaatgctgctgtaattaggagatattatgctatAATTAgaggatatagatgctgctgttatgctgtaattaagggctataattaggggatatagatgctgctgttatgctatAATTGAGGGATATATTGtaagtagggaaaatgatttctatataagaaaaagACCACTCAATTGAGGGTCATTAAGCAAATCTGACACTTTCTGACTGTATGTAATTGGCAGGTCGTGGGCGGAGACAGTCGCCTAGCTTCTCACCCCGGAGGCGGGAAAGAGGCCCCTCTGATTCGAGGGGTCGGCGGGAACGATCCCGCTCTCCGTATGGGAGGAGGGATGAGTATTCCAACTCACACGGGAGACACAGGGAGCGTTCATTGTCAGTTGGCGGCGAAAGATGACACATCACATGAAGCATTACAAAGCAGTCAGCCTACTTTCTCCCTTGCTTTTCTGTGCATTACATCCGATTGTGGCTGTGGTTTCACTCCCAAGGGCATGCCCTTTTCTTTTCAAACTCCTAATTGGATTCAAACTGGAATTCTCTCCACTTGGGTATGGACATCTATGTTTGAAATAGCATGCCATGTTATAGCAACCCCGAAGTTAGCATATGAATCGATGTTTGAAAGTATCATATTCATAGCTTGTCTTGTTGGTATTGATTAACGCATTTCAAATTCCAAAATTTCCGATGCCCCGTTGGGAATGCGGAAGTGGTGCCTTCATGGCAAGAGCATGGATGTTAGCATTCACCCAATGGCATGTTTGTTCATCTGGACCATTGGTTTTATGGTAAGATGCAAAGTTCTCCGATAAAGAGGCGGTTGTTGCATGCAATTGGTTGGGAGGTGACTAATCCTAAGAACTAATTACCTGCAACCGGTTGTTGGCTACCCATCTTTACTGGCATTTTGCCGTAGGAAATGTCCAAACTGGAAAACTCTGTTGTTTTAGTTTGTacgcatggggcccacattacaagaaatatcATCAGCAGGATTAGGTGGTGTTGATGTGTTGGGCGTGATGTATGTAATTTTTTAAATCATGCTGTCCGttttttaaagcttattttagggcatgaattaaaaaatcaagcagatccgaagctccagtggaccacaccacagaaaactgtggagataatgatacccactgttgaaaagcttctagggcccaccgtaatgtttatttgtcatccaacctgttaataaggtcactctgacctggatgaatgggaaatagaaatatcagcatgatccaaaaattctgtggccccaatgaagtttttaatcatgggagttcattccgcACTGATTCCTGTTGTGTAGTccactttgagctttggatctgcttcaattttttaattttttgattttttgatttttttgaatcCGTGCCCTAAgatcggcatggatataaaatgtataacatcacgttggcccccaTGGCATCAAGACACAACACTACCTGATCCTGTGTTTTCAGTGGGGCCAACATTGAATAAACCCCATCTCAAATATCAGGCTTGTCCAataatcaggtggtccacatgttTACGGGAGATGatgattgcttttttttttttctttttcttttgggccATTCATATACATCTGATGGTAGTTTTGTCTTCGCCGCCGGATCCGAAACTGATGTGGGCCAGATAACAGGAGTGGGAATGGTATCTCCCTGCGTTGgaaatgtatttggggcccacggtgacgtttataggccatccaaaccgttcataaggtcattatcCGTTGGATAAACTGAAAGTACAAAACAATTTGCTTATCAGAAGCTTCTGTGGACCCACAAATGTTTTAACGATGGGCAtgcaatctccactgttttctgtcacgtggtccactccagctttggatctgccacatttttgggttcatgccctaaaatttctTGCCAAAGCAGGAGGACGTCCTGGATTTGGTAGGAAAATTCTACGACCCACAGAATGGTTCAACGGTGTGCATTCAAGCACCtgtttagtggtgtggtccacttgaactttgtatatCTCATTTTTcgtcccatgccttaaaatgatatggcaaaacagCAGGACGCCATGGATTGCCAAAAATGTGTGGCCCAGCCAATGTGCGGACCGTGGCCGTTTAATCCCAATGGTTTCCCTCGCGTggcatctacttcatttttgggatggaaagttgATGGATGgggcagatttctcacaaacatccttGTGGACCTTGAATATCAACGGCCAATCATGGGGTTGGCTTCGGCACGAATTCGGTGTGTTCTGGCCAGGCCCGACGGGCCGGCGTATTCAAAATCTACAcgagtcctctctctctctctctctctctctctctctctctgcaacgaGGTAAAGGTAAACTGACTTGACGACAGTTGACCCCCAcagaaggtgggccctacttattgTTTGGtcgaaatccaatccgttcatctgtttttccagctcatgctACTACGTTAGACCAAAAAAGGGAAGGAACTGAAACTGGAATGGATCAGATGACGGGAAATAATGGAAAAGGTATCTCTATACAGTTGAAATGTGTTTGGGGGTCAGTGACGTTTATAAGCCATcgaaaccgttcattaggtcatTCATTCTCAGTTGGATAAATAAACTGAAAGCAAAAAAGCTATtgacttgatccaaagcttctgcggCCTCAAGAAGGCTTTAATGacgggcattcaatctccactattttatatcgtgtggcccactcaatctttggatctcccttattttttcggctcatgccctaaaatttccTGTCAAAGCAAATGGATGTCCTACCTAGATTTGGCAACAAGTCTGAGGCCCCCACCAAATGGTTCAACAGTGTGCGTTCAATCCCCTTTCTAGTGTTGTGTGGTTGGCACTTGGCAGAATAGGAGGACCTCATGAATTGCCTACAATATATGGCTATGGCCGAGTCAATGTTGGCCCATTAaagatctgcttcttttttttttttgccttattccctaaaatgagatggtaaagcTGACGGacggtagatttctcacaaacattctggtggggcccacttattattattattattattttttttaatcccttAACTATTTACACTAAGGTAGGACAGGAGCTTACATTAATTTAGTCAAAGTCAAGTAATGCGGCTGCAACGCGTTTTTGGTAAGGGAAGCGGCGATATATACTTTAAAAACAATAGGTGTGCTGCTG from Magnolia sinica isolate HGM2019 chromosome 17, MsV1, whole genome shotgun sequence encodes the following:
- the LOC131231610 gene encoding uncharacterized protein LOC131231610 isoform X2, which codes for MEMILCKKSGRLYAILSVGLKKKVPESKSYDFRVEDVIFKGRKEYFPLTLPLATKKKQVKIPVKVKGEESLQVVECHLVMDPRTRESRGFGFVTMETVQDADRCVKYLNRSVLEGRLITVQKVVGGDSRLASHPGGGKEAPLIRGVGGNDPALRMGGGMSIPTHTGDTGSVHCQLAAKDDTSHEALQSSQPTFSLAFLCITSDCGCGFTPKGMPFSFQTPNWIQTGILSTWVWTSMFEIACHVIATPKLAYESMFESIIFIACLVGID
- the LOC131231610 gene encoding uncharacterized protein LOC131231610 isoform X5; its protein translation is MQKIRPIVCYLICWIEEKGARVEIMSYSREGRNTSRSPSHSPQRRSRSRSLSRSRVRSRSRSRESGDAINPGNNLYVTGLSTRVTDSDLEKYFSSEGKVVGGDSRLASHPGGGKEAPLIRGVGGNDPALRMGGGMSIPTHTGDTGSVHCQLAAKDDTSHEALQSSQPTFSLAFLCITSDCGCGFTPKGMPFSFQTPNWIQTGILSTWVWTSMFEIACHVIATPKLAYESMFESIIFIACLVGID
- the LOC131231610 gene encoding uncharacterized protein LOC131231610 isoform X4, with the protein product MSYSREGRNTSRSPSHSPQRRSRSRSLSRSRVRSRSRSRESGDAINPGNNLYVTGLSTRVTDSDLEKYFSSEGKVVECHLVMDPRTRESRGFGFVTMETVQDADRCVKYLNRSVLEGRLITVQKVVGGDSRLASHPGGGKEAPLIRGVGGNDPALRMGGGMSIPTHTGDTGSVHCQLAAKDDTSHEALQSSQPTFSLAFLCITSDCGCGFTPKGMPFSFQTPNWIQTGILSTWVWTSMFEIACHVIATPKLAYESMFESIIFIACLVGID
- the LOC131231610 gene encoding uncharacterized protein LOC131231610 isoform X7; translation: MVQVMHRLKIRAMISPRKTITSDMSYSREGRNTSRSPSHSPQRRSRSRSLSRSRVRSRSRSRESGDAINPGNNLYVTGLSTRVTDSDLEKYFSSEGKVVECHLVMDPRTRESRGFGFVTMETVQDADRCVKYLNRSVLEGRLITVQKVVGGDSRLASHPGGGKEAPLIRGVGGNDPALRMGGGMSIPTHTGDTGSVHCQLAAKDDTSHEALQSSQPTFSLAFLCITSDCGCGFTPKGMPFSFQTPNWIQTGILSTWVWTSMFEIACHVIATPKLAYESMFESIIFIACLVGID
- the LOC131231610 gene encoding uncharacterized protein LOC131231610 isoform X1; translation: MQKIRPIVCYLICWIEEKGARVEIMSYSREGRNTSRSPSHSPQRRSRSRSLSRSRVRSRSRSRESGDAINPGNNLYVTGLSTRVTDSDLEKYFSSEGKVVECHLVMDPRTRESRGFGFVTMETVQDADRCVKYLNRSVLEGRLITVQKVVGGDSRLASHPGGGKEAPLIRGVGGNDPALRMGGGMSIPTHTGDTGSVHCQLAAKDDTSHEALQSSQPTFSLAFLCITSDCGCGFTPKGMPFSFQTPNWIQTGILSTWVWTSMFEIACHVIATPKLAYESMFESIIFIACLVGID
- the LOC131231610 gene encoding uncharacterized protein LOC131231610 isoform X3, producing MIFVLKMSYSREGRNTSRSPSHSPQRRSRSRSLSRSRVRSRSRSRESGDAINPGNNLYVTGLSTRVTDSDLEKYFSSEGKVVECHLVMDPRTRESRGFGFVTMETVQDADRCVKYLNRSVLEGRLITVQKVVGGDSRLASHPGGGKEAPLIRGVGGNDPALRMGGGMSIPTHTGDTGSVHCQLAAKDDTSHEALQSSQPTFSLAFLCITSDCGCGFTPKGMPFSFQTPNWIQTGILSTWVWTSMFEIACHVIATPKLAYESMFESIIFIACLVGID